The genomic segment attcccaggtcaacactcccccctccctgctgcgtcacatcgtcacactaTATGCATTGCCTAGGGTAGGGGCGCACAGACACCACCCTTCCTGTGTATTTATTTCTACTGTGATCATATTCGTGTATTGTTTATTTATAAATACTAACATTTGGATTAATTAATTATATACAGTTCCGTGATTTCAGTTAGAGCCGGTAGGTGCTCTGGGAACATGATTTCTATCAGGTcggactgatttaaatcaaatggtGACATCACTAGCAACGCTTAGATCTATTTGCTGTTACTGGCAATGTTTTTCTATAAGATTTGCTCTAATTCAGGGGTTTGCAAACTACGTCccctgggccagatctggcccgccagctgttttaatccggccctcgagctccgctggggagtggggtctggggcttgccccactcctgcactccaaccggggagcagggtcgggggccgctccacagggctcctggaagcagcgtcATGGcacccctccggctcctacgcataggggcagccagggggctctgctctgcctgctacACCCACCCCAATGCCACccccgcagcacccattggccgggaaccacggccaatgggagctgcaggggtggtaccTGCGGATGGGGTAGCGTGCAGAGATGCCTGGCTGTGTCTCCACGTAGGAGCCGAAGGGGGTCATGcccctgcttccaggagccacttgaggtaagcaccacccggagcccgcacccctgagcctctccctgtggcccaaccccctgccccagccctgatccccctcccaccctccaaaccactcgatcccagcccagagcaccctcctgcaccccaaacccctcatccccagccccaccccagagtctgcacccccaaccagagccctcaccccctcctgcaccccaaccccaattttgtgagcattcatggcctgccatacaatttctattcccagatgtggccattgggccaaaaaatttgcctgCCCCGGCTCTAATTCAATCAGGATTGAATTCAGGGCAGTCCTATCGCCTGTgtatacatgaggtcagactagaatgatCCCAGTGGGTCCCTCAGGCCTAAGAATCAATGAATACTTAATCCCAGCCTTATTATGGGAAATGAAATTCACATCATCACCAAGCACAAGGATTCAAAAAGTCATgaatcagtgcctccccccagCAAAAAACCCCCataagtttggtttaaaaatcatgaaattttcaaaataacaATTTTGAgatcttttatttgccttctagatttgtgttttcaagcttttctccacagctaAGTGAGCTAGaagcttggttttttttaaatgaaagctgagattcttacataataccaggtttcagagtaacagccgtgttagtctgtattcgcaaaaagaaaaggaggacttgtggcaccttagagactaaccaatttatttgagcataagctttcgtgagctacagctcacttcctcggttagtctctaaggtgccacaagtactccttttctttttacataataccatgactctgggagctggggctttaagaaaaccatcacatatcatgagacttgcaatGAAATGGGGAGAGTTGGCAACGCTGCATTCACTCCCCTTTAAAAGGCTAGCACAATAATTAAGTCTTTAGCAATTAAGACTACGGCTCAGATCTGAGTGGGAACATACACGGAACATACCCTTCACTGCCCAACTAGTCCCATTAGCAGTATTTCCTCCAGGAGCCACTCTGGGATCCTTCTGCTGAGTGTATTCATTTAAAGCCATGACCTTTATGCctcatcaatggagttacagtgcCTCTATTTAATTTATCTTAGTAGAATGGCCTGTTTTGATTGACTCTTCCGGGCTCTGAGAGACTCCCAAGGCTTTCAACAGAATAGGTTACAGAATTCACCTTCCATTGGGCAGGTCTGCACTGGAGGTTTTATTAACTCAAGTTAATTGCTTGTCAATTAACCTGCGTTTACAAATGCTAGTCAGGGCACCCAGTGGGCATGGCACAATGAAATCCAAGGGAGCTGAAGCTAGATACGTTCAGAGTAGAAGTGAGGGGCAATTctttaaacagtgagggtaactaacctGGGCTCTGGTGGTTCTCCATCACCTGGAGCCTTTACATCAAGATTGCAGCTCTTGGGtgcccagatagcaagtatgaaaaatcaggacagagtgtggggggtaataggtgcctatataagaaaaatccccgaatatcgggactgtccctatataatcaggacatctggtcaccctatttctaAAGGACAAGATGGAGCTAAGCGAGGGCCGTGGGCTTGATGCTGGAATGAGTGGCTGAGATTCTCTGCCTGTGAtgtagaggaggtcagactacaggGGACCCTTTTGGCCTTAATATCTATTAATCAAACTTCAGCTGGGATACAAACATTTGCAGCTTGTCTCCTGGAACAGAGGCTGTGTGGCCAGCTCTCTCGGGCAGGTGAGTGACGTCTCAGCTCCCGGGGTCGTGAGATTGTGTAAGAACCTCGGCGCTCGTCTTTAAAAAGCAAGTTGTTAACTCTAATGGTTGGAGAGAAAATCTTGAAGCAATGATCCCAAATGgctcaaaaaaccaaacaataatAGGAGGCAAGTAAAAAGAACCCAGCCTTTATTACTTTCTTTAGAttgcatgatttttaagccaatctcattattTCTGTGGCTCTGGCTCACAATGGGTTCTCTGTCaggggcaattttaaaatcaagcttgGTTGTTTTTCTCAAAGCTATTCTAGCTCAAACCGGGGTTAATTCAAGGTAGCCCTGTGGCCTGTGCTCTACTagctggatgatcacagtggtcccttccggTCCCAGCCTCACTGATCTTTGGATGCAGGGGTGTCACCGCTTGCCCTGCACTGATCTCGATTGCACCCCAGGATGTGACCAGGGGGGTTGAGGAAATGCTGGAACTATTTATCCCTGACCCTCGCAGAGGAGTTAATGTCACTTTTTACGATCATTCCTCCTGAGTTAATTGCATGCAAATCACAACCTTCGTGTCCTGTCCCTGGAGTCATTGTTCAAAGGGTTGGGATCTGTCTCTAGACTAGCCTTTCCAAACTAGTTCACGCCACTGAGTTAAATTGCAATTTATGAACTTCAGTGGAAACTTTCGTACCTTTAATTTCAACTGTAACCTTAACTGGGTGAATGGTTTGCAGAGCCCAGATCTGAGCCCTGGAAGGATTCACAGCTGGGCTGAATTAACAGGTCATTGAGCTGAATGGGGTTTTGCTGAAGCTGTTATTTATTTCCTGCAACACTGTCTGACTGACGGGGTAAGAAGTGACAGGGTTCACTCCATCTTTGctgaaaaattaaatagaaatctatttttttaaaccaaatcttAAACTCTGCAGAAGACGGCACTAAGACTAAAATCTTGCAAACTGCCCCAGGGCCTGAAGTCCATTTCGGCAGCAGCTAGCTCCCAATatctatttgcttttaaattcctTTCTGCCCAATTTCAGGCTTGAGCCTCTCGTGCCCTAAAGGCAGTATAGCGTGAGTGTTCAGTGCTTTACAACACTGGTCTGTCTTCTCGGATATGGACCTGCATGTATTTTGCAATATATGATTTCATATTGCATTGCCCACCACTCTTTTACTTTGCATAATTGACAATAATATTTCACAGAGTGCTACCCTATTTTATGCTCTAATATGCTGTtgtgcattgcattgcatttcCTCTTGTATTGCCTAGAATGATTTCCTGggtatatttttccatttttatagtgCACTGTATTAGTGACTATCGTATGGTTTTATTTCACTTGCCATCAAGCTGTACTGCATTATTTCACAGTGCATGATTGTATTCTGTGCTGCACTGTAGAGGTCACACTGCACAGGCCCGGAACCTACGCAGTCTGTAGTAGCCTTGCTCCCCGTGCTCTACTGTCACAAGCTGGAGTTCCTGTATCTAAACCCCAATACTGTGATGTACACGTGTGACCGGGCTCCCAGGGGGCCACACTGGAGTtactcaattagggcaaactgcaaagaatggggcagacaatccccgaagctggtggatattccaaaacttagattcaccaagccagcaccACACAGTTCCCTTGAAGCAATCCAGCCGTGGGctcccacccagccagccaagtcaaatatgatgaggattactgaaaatcgtattaatcatataagaaagttctaccaatcccaaaggatcggacacattacctcccaggttaatgaatattccagatcttacccaaatacacgctatagccaattcttattaactaaactaaaatgcatttaaaaagaaaagagaatattggttaaaagatcagtatacatacagacatgagtacagttctgagcTCAGATTCATGGTaaagatggtgagctttgtagttgcaaagagttctttcagaatcagTCCATatgttatagtccaatgttcatactcagggtgatccagattaggactggagatctcagtttTACGatttaagcttcccctgcatgaagcatcaagcagatctgaaataaaaaggatcaggacccaagggattttttatacagttccaggccttctcttgacaACTTGGAGTCCTTAGGTGAAAAACAGGCAATCatggagactttgaagtagacctgtaatccccaagtccttttctgcagaactgccacttagcccgtcggtccccagcctgtagcggtgcatggggttcttccttactaagtgcaggactctgcacttgtccatgatgaacctcatcagatttcttttggcccaatcctccaatttgactaggtcactctggaccctgtcccttccctccagcatatctacctctgcCCACAGTTtcgtgtcatccgtgaacttgctgagggtgcaatccacaccatcctccagatcattaatgaagatgttaaacaaaaccggccccaggaccgactgctgggacactccgcttgataccagctgccaactagacatcgagccgttgatcactacccattgggCCCAatgatctagtcagctttctatccaccttggagtccattcatccagcccatacttctttaacttgctggcaagaatactgtgggagactgtaccaaaagctttactaaagtcaagatatatcacatccactgctttccccatatccacagagccaattatctcatcatagaaggcaatcaggttggtcaggcatgacttgcccttggtgaatccatgttgactgtttctgatcaccttcctctcctccaagtgcttcaaaatggattccttgaggacctgctccatgatcttttcagggactgaggtgaggctgactggtctgtagttccccaggttctccttcttccctttttaaaagatgggcactatatttgcctttttccaatcgtccgggacctcccccgattgccacgagttttcaaagataatggccaatggctctgcaatcacatcagccaagtcCCTCAGcgccctcggatgcagcgcatccggccccatggacttgtgcatgtccagctctTCTAAATAGTCCTGGACCTGTttcttcaccactgagggctgcttaccTGCTGCCCAGTgcaccttgtctgtgaagaccgaggcaaaaaaagtattgagtacttcagctttttccacatcatctgtcactaggttgcctcccccatttcagtaagggtcccacactttccctgaccaccttcttgttgctaacatacccatagaaacctttcttgttacccttcacatcccttgctagctgcaactccaattgtgctttggccttcctggtcaagcaatatttttatactccttcctagtcacCTGTCCAAGTTACCAtgtcttgtaagcttcctttttgtgtttaagctcaccaaagatttcgctgctaagccaagctggttgcctgccatatttgctattctttctgcatatcGGGatgtttgttcctgcaccctcaataaggcttctttaaaatacagccagctctcctggactccttcccccctcaTATTCGCCTCCCCGGGGATCCTGCCcaccagttccctgagggagtcaaagtctgcttttctgaaggccAGGGTCCGTATGCTGCTGCTCTCCTTGcttccttttttcaggatcctgaactcaaccatctcatggtcactgctgcccagattgccacccacttctacttcccctaccaattcttccctgtttgtgagcagcagatcaagaggagaacggcccctagttggttcctccagcacttgcaccaggaagttgtccccagcgctctccaaaaacttcctggattgtctgtgcaccactgtattcctctcccagcagatgtcagatGTCACTAtgtttacaaaaagaacaggaggacttgtggactttcttagagactaagaaatttattagagcataagctttcgcgggctacagctcacttcatcggatgcatccattctatgcatccgatgtagcccacgaaagcttatgctctaataaatttgttagtctctaagatgccacaagtccttctgttctttttgcagatacagactaacacggctgctactctgaaacctgtcactatatttacagttcatttaaattttaatatttccTTTGGTCTCTGAATTAAGataatacagcatagacaggaactgtttgattACACTGTTAACCTCTAACCATACATATGGAAACACACAATACCAAAATGTGTCtaagggttgaatttgggtcACTCAttctgcaggatgcttaacccttccTGGCCCTGCATCACCCCAAGCACTAGAGTCATTCCACTGACTACTTGTGCGGTAAAATCAGGCACTCGCTTAAGCGTTAGCAGGACTAGGACCTTTTAAAATTCCTTCCACTGTTGCCTTCTGCTATTTCATGCAGTATTCTTCTTGCTTTGCATGTGCTGAATTTCCAGCTGcacagcatctgtgctttgcacTATTAGCCAGTGTGCACATGaacaaggaggagtccggtggccccttaaagatgaacagatttattggggcataagcgttcgtgggtaaaaaccccacttcttcagccGCAGAGTTCACGCGGGAATGCTGCAACGCATTTTCTTGCTTTGCGCTTTCAAATGCTCTAGCGCAGAATGCAGCAGGCCCGGGGCTCGGTCTCACTGCGCACGCTGCAGGCAGCGTGGGGCCGATCCCGTTTGCAGCCCGCCGGATCGCAGGGCGGGTCCCTGGCGCACACTGCAGGCCAGGAGCTCCCAGCTGGACCTGCTCCCTGCAGGGTTTCCCATtgcacactgcaggccaggcGCTCCCAGCTGGACCTGCTCCCTGCAGGGTTTCCCATtgcacactgcaggccaggcGCTCCCAGCTggacctgctccctctccccctgcagggtTTCCCATtgcacactgcaggccaggcGCTCCCAGCTGGACCTGCTCCCTGCAGGGTTTCCCATTGCACCCTGCAGGCCAGGCGCTCCCAGCTggacctgctccctctccccctgcagggtTTCCCATtgcacactgcaggccaggcGCGCCCAGCTGGACCTGCTCCCACTCTCCCTGCAGGGTTTCCCATtgcacactgcaggccaggcGCGCCCAGCTGGACCTGCTCCCTGCAGGGTTTCCCATtgcacactgcaggccaggcGCTCCCAGCTGGACCTGCTCCCACTCTCCCTGCAGGGTTTCCCATTGCACACTGCAGGAGCCGCCTGCACCCCGTTCCCGGGCACGGCCCACTCGCCGCTGGGCTGTTAATCCAGTTCCCCGCAGGGACACTGCATCCCGCACTGCACTCACGTGCGCGCTGCCCCGGCACTGCAGAGCCGCGCCCGCTCCCAAGGctgccgccccgcccccgccgagCAGCTGCGCGcggccggccccgccccgccctgccctgggggggtgggggagagtcagCTCTGCAGCGAGAGCCCCACGCGCATGCGCCCCTCCCGCGCATGCGCCCTGGGCTCCTTGTGCCGCCGCCATGCTGACATTAACCCAAAGCAGGAGCCCGGGGGGGGCCTGgtgggcagggcccccccccccgcgggccCCGCGTCTCGGGCCCGGCCGGCGCGGGCCCCCCAGCGGCCTTCCCGGCACCGAGCCGGGGCATcggccccccggggggggggggaagagcgagTTGGCGCGTCACGTGACGGCGGCAGCCAATCAGCGCGGCGGTGACGTAGGCGGCGGCTCCCTCCGCCCCGGGATGTGCTGGGCCCCCGCGCGGGCGGGGCGCCGCGGGGATTGCGGCCGGGCTCCGCCGGGGGCGAGGACATGGGACCCCCGCACCGCGGGCCGGGGCTTTGCCGCCCGCCCGGCAGCCCCTCCGGTGAGTGCGtcctgtgcctttaagggctggggggaggggagagccacGTGGCGTGCGGAGCCGTCAATCAACCGTGTGCCCGCCCCCGGGCTGATTTTCCGCCAATCGGGGTCGAGGATGGCGGTGATTGTCGGGCGCGGGGGCCTCGCGCCCATCGATGGGTCACGTGGTCTGCTAGTGGGGGGGCGCCACCATTGTGTGGGGCCGAACAATGGGGGGgctctatgggggggggggaaagtgcTGTAACGAACAGCCTAGAGGGGTAATTTAGCAAACATTAGCGTATGTCTTAATAAATTGGGGAAACTCGGGTGGGGTGAGGACAGGCACTTGGGGGGCTGGGGATTCCTCGGGCAAAGGGGCCAGGCTTgaccggggggggagggagggggcctggggtgcgggtcactgggggagggggcagtaagcgcctggggtggggccagacgGGGGGGTGAGGGATCcttgagggggaagggggcagtgagagcctggggtggggccagacgggggggggtgagggatccctggggggaagggggcagtgagAGCCTGGGGTGGGCccagtcgggggggggaggggctgagggatccctgggggggaagggggcagtgagagcctggggtggggccagacgggggggaggggctgagggatccctggggggaagggggcagtgagAGCCTGGGGTGGGCCCAgtcgggggggggtgagggatccctggggggaagggggcagtgagAGCCTGGGGTGGgcccagtcgggggggggggcgctgagggatccctggggggaaggaggcagtgagAGCATGGGGTGGGCCCAgtcgggggggggtgagggatccctggggggaagggggcagtgagagcctggggtggggccagacgGGGGGGGGCGCTGAGGGAGCTTGGGGAGGGGCCAGTctgcggggaagggggcagtgggagcCGGGGGCAGGCCGGGCACGGGGGGCTgcgggagccgggggcggggatCGCAGGGGCGGCGGGGCCCGGCGCGGGGGTCACGCGGAGCAGGGGAGGCCTGGTGGGGAAGGCGCACGGGGTGCGGCCGTGTCCCGGGGCCTGCGGCGGGCGCTCTCGGCGGGGATCCGGTTCCCCGggtggggcagtgctggggcGGGCCTGGCAGAGGGGGCTTTGCCCCTCGGGTGCGCAGCCGGGGGTGACCCAGCGAGCGAGGGGCGCGCGGCGAGCTGGCATTCGAAGCCCGTGTCCGCGCGGAGCGGGGCCGGGTGAACCAGCGGGGGGGCGCGTTCGGCTccgcctggcccccagcccccggccGCCCGCAGCGGGGAGGGGGCCTGGCGGGGTGACGCACCCCAGCCCCTCGCCTCCCGACCCGCGCGGTCCCTGCAGCGAGGCGGCGCAGGGCGCCCCCAGCACCAGGGAGGCGGCGCGTTTCCCGGGCGCAGGGCCGCCGCCGCAGCGCTGTGTCATGGCGCGGGCCCTGCCCGGGGGCCGCCGCGCACAAAGACCCGGCGACTCCGGCGGCCGGCGTGACTCCGGCCTCGCTGCCGGCCCCGTGTCCCCGCCCCGCAGGGCAGCGCCCCAGGCTGCCGGGGGCGACGCGGGCGCCGGGCCGGGCCCTGCGCCAGCCCGGCTAGGCCTTCCCGTGTAAAATGGCGGCCGCGGACAGAGCGGAAGGGGGGGCCACCTCCCCGCGGTGTGGGGCACgaacccctgctctgagcccGCTGGTCCCCGCGCCGCCCCCTCCGCTCTGGGGGTCAGCCCTGGGCCGCGGCGCGAGCGGGGGTCCCCCCCTCCATCGGGGGGGGTGACCTGTGGAAGGACACGCGGGGGCGGGCGCCGACGGgcggaggagagggagggggcccGCGGGAAACGGGGGGTGAAAAGCACCGGACGCCCCCTCAGGTCACCCCGTAACCGTtgccctttccccgccccccgaGCGCCTTCGGGAGGAGACTTGCTGCCTGCGTTGGGGGGGAGCGCCAGGGGGGCTGCCAAGATGGCGGCTGGCAGCCCCGTGGAGGCCGCCTGACGGCGGCGGGGAGAGGCCGGGGGAACGAGTTCCTAGGCCGGACCCCTTCCTTCCGGGCCTGCCCGGGCGCTTTGGGAGCAGTCCTGATCGCTCTCCTTTGCTAGTCCCTttcggggggggggctcaggaaACCCCACATCTGCCCCCTGTGGGGGCCTGTAACCCTGGGGGGCCGGGCCTGCTCCCGAGGGGGGCTCTGGGTCCCTAAGACGGGCTGGCCCCGCGGCCCGAGGGTGCCGGAGCACACGGGGGAGgtcactggggggcggggggctccgctggggagggggcggctctGTGGGGCTCGCAGACAGCAATCCCCGCGGGGCTCTGCGGGAGCGGGGGGTGTCTGCTCGGGGGCTGCTGGCGGCAGTGCCGGGCGGGCGCCCCAGGGCTTTGCCGGGGTTGGGGACACACTGGTGACGTCtgtgtgggtttgggggggaCGGTGCGGTTGACAGCTGTTCTGAgggggggctgcagagaggctGGTGTGGGAGGGTAGCGGGGGGGGCGTGGGGATGCGGCTCTGGCGGGATTTCGGGTACCCCGTGTTGGGGGGGCACCAGCTGCCTGTGGGGCgcggccggggtggggggcgctgcTGTTCGCCTCGGAGCGGAGGCTGGCGGGAGCGCCAGGAGCCGGCCCGAGCGCCAGGTTGGTTGGGGGGGCCCCAGGTTGGGGCAGGTTTGTGGGCGCCTTTCATTGGGGCTCTCCGTCTTTTGGGGTGTGGGGCGATGGGGGTGTCCGTGCCTGCGCCGGGGGGCGCCCAGGCTGGGGGCGGCGTGAATTCGGGGCACGCCTGTGACCGGGTTTTTGGAGCGGTGTATGTGGGGCGGCGCGGGGGCCGCCTGAAGGGAGCCGCGGCTTTATTGTCCGCccggttcc from the Chelonia mydas isolate rCheMyd1 chromosome 14, rCheMyd1.pri.v2, whole genome shotgun sequence genome contains:
- the LOC122462819 gene encoding PGC-1 and ERR-induced regulator in muscle protein 1-like, translating into MLARRRVLMGLHNHQSHTRSSPPPQRRGRRGDQRAQSRGSCPTPRGGGPPFRSVRGRHFTREGLAGLAQGPARRPPGDPPGGAKRPPDRPGSPPRDPARR